A region of Rhizorhabdus wittichii RW1 DNA encodes the following proteins:
- a CDS encoding Rieske (2Fe-2S) domain protein (PFAM: Rieske [2Fe-2S] domain protein) codes for MTTQPRDLEEFFHGRTAAIELIDRRRHGRDVAYEGDGDLFTQSWFPLCRSSEVAPGAVLGRNFLDGRVAVYRTEDGTANVVSAYCPHNGADLSIGKVAGDRLVCAFHHWEFDRSGRCSRTPTGDRIVEGMKVFRYPVQERFGLIWAFNGTEPLFDLPELGFPDEELAFHAEIPSLDLLADPWVFMCNTSDFNHIEVVHGIDIQGDATRDINWHEFGYDYDLRGHFRETGAAIEYKVGIRGSNIFYQMGSVNGRWFAFLYPCGIHRPGTLRSYFVIATRKSDGTPDDDARVAETLDFAQKLEIAVVDQDVEILNSIRFTRGMFTRSDKALGRFVDYLKTYPRAHPGADFIR; via the coding sequence ATGACGACCCAACCGCGCGACCTAGAGGAGTTCTTCCACGGCCGGACGGCGGCGATCGAGCTGATCGACCGCCGCCGCCACGGGCGCGACGTCGCCTATGAAGGCGACGGCGACCTGTTCACCCAGAGCTGGTTCCCGCTGTGCCGGTCGAGCGAGGTGGCGCCCGGCGCGGTGCTGGGCCGCAACTTCCTCGACGGGCGGGTCGCGGTCTACCGGACCGAGGACGGCACCGCGAACGTCGTCAGCGCCTATTGCCCGCACAACGGCGCCGACCTGTCGATCGGCAAGGTGGCGGGCGACCGGCTGGTCTGCGCCTTCCACCATTGGGAGTTCGACCGGAGCGGCCGGTGCAGCCGTACCCCCACCGGCGACCGGATCGTCGAGGGGATGAAGGTTTTCCGCTATCCGGTGCAGGAGCGCTTCGGCCTGATCTGGGCGTTCAACGGCACCGAGCCGCTGTTCGACCTGCCCGAGCTGGGCTTTCCCGACGAGGAGCTTGCCTTCCACGCCGAGATCCCCAGCCTCGACCTGCTGGCCGATCCCTGGGTGTTCATGTGCAACACGTCGGACTTCAACCATATCGAGGTCGTCCACGGGATCGACATCCAGGGTGACGCGACCCGCGACATCAACTGGCACGAATTCGGCTACGATTATGACCTGAGGGGCCACTTCAGGGAGACCGGCGCGGCGATCGAGTACAAGGTCGGCATCCGCGGCTCGAACATCTTCTATCAGATGGGCAGCGTGAACGGCCGCTGGTTCGCCTTCCTCTATCCGTGCGGCATCCACCGCCCGGGCACGCTGCGCAGCTATTTCGTCATCGCCACCCGCAAGTCGGACGGCACGCCGGACGACGACGCCCGCGTGGCCGAGACGCTCGACTTCGCGCAGAAGCTGGAGATCGCGGTGGTCGACCAGGACGTCGAGATCCTCAACAGCATCCGCTTCACGCGCGGCATGTTCACCCGCAGCGACAAGGCGCTGGGCCGCTTCGTCGATTATCTGAAGACCTATCCGCGCGCGCATCCCGGCGCGGACTTCATCCGATAG
- a CDS encoding Arsenate resistance ArsH (TIGRFAM: Arsenate resistance ArsH~PFAM: NADPH-dependent FMN reductase), whose protein sequence is MNRVRPLPDPDHLPALDRRFLIDRPAIGLGADQPPPRILLLYGSLRDRSFSRFAVEEAARLLELFGAETRIFDPSDLPLPDQVSGDDHPAVRELRELSMWSEGHVWCSPERHGTITGIMKTQIDHLPLEMKGMRPTQGRTLAVMQVSGGSQSFNAVNTLRLLGRWMRMFTIPNQSSVAMAYKEFDEAGRMKPSSYYDRIVDVMEELVRFTVLLRPHAAQLVHRYSERKQAGVPVDRASDLSAIATARA, encoded by the coding sequence ATGAACCGCGTGCGCCCATTGCCCGACCCCGATCATCTGCCGGCGCTCGACCGCCGCTTCCTGATCGACCGTCCGGCCATCGGCCTCGGGGCCGACCAGCCGCCGCCCCGTATCCTCCTGCTCTACGGTTCGCTCCGCGACAGGTCGTTCTCGCGCTTCGCGGTGGAAGAGGCGGCTCGCCTGCTCGAACTGTTCGGAGCCGAGACGCGCATCTTCGACCCGTCGGACCTGCCCTTGCCCGACCAGGTCTCGGGCGACGACCATCCCGCCGTCCGCGAGCTGCGCGAGCTGTCGATGTGGTCGGAAGGGCATGTCTGGTGCAGCCCCGAGCGCCACGGCACCATCACCGGCATCATGAAGACCCAGATCGACCATCTGCCGCTGGAGATGAAGGGGATGCGCCCGACGCAGGGACGCACGCTCGCCGTCATGCAGGTATCGGGCGGATCGCAGTCGTTCAATGCCGTCAACACGCTCCGCCTGCTCGGCCGCTGGATGCGCATGTTCACGATCCCCAACCAGTCGTCGGTCGCCATGGCCTACAAGGAGTTCGACGAAGCCGGCCGCATGAAGCCGTCGAGCTATTATGACCGGATCGTCGACGTGATGGAGGAACTGGTTCGCTTCACCGTCCTGCTGCGTCCCCATGCGGCGCAGCTCGTCCACCGCTACTCCGAACGCAAGCAGGCCGGGGTGCCGGTCGATCGGGCTTCGGACCTGTCGGCCATCGCCACCGCGCGGGCGTAG
- a CDS encoding TonB-dependent siderophore receptor (TIGRFAM: TonB-dependent siderophore receptor~PFAM: TonB-dependent receptor; TonB-dependent receptor, plug), protein MTFRNRMLAGLLGTACLFAASAAVAQEAAAGADPAEGNDIVVTARQRSESLQQVPDSVTAFSARTIEEAGIRSIDDVTALMPNISLVDSQDAGTVAINIRGIGQVRNGEAPVALVIDGVQMTSTDMIKQALLDLDQIEVLKGPQGALYGRNAIGGAINITTKRPTNDLQGRVSVDYANGDDRRLSGTLSGALVPDRLLFRIAGDYRKFDGVFRNVTLDRKVDFVEDLNLRGRLIFTPTERLTIDLRGAYGDLKAGASWYIPLPDGQPNDSSVPIQNDFLGRSPRTVKDGSLKVDYEFDPFTLSSISAFNTTRIDLSEDLDWFPQSILGATQLRRYESFTQEFRLASPSTQRLRWTAGAYLLDARRRVDTVVLISPDPTASKLPPSAYIPLPAARATEDILTKAAYAQLNYSVTDTVELTGALRYDHDRREQTNRLVPGPKRKANFDEWQPKVSIKYSPTPDTMIYATAARGFRSGGFNPPNAVFPAIYKPEVADTLEIGSKNSLLDRRLTLNAAAFYMRYKDQQVFILNVADQGIVNVGKTDIYGFELEAQARPVRNLQLGASLGFIDTKIKDFDGTARFRGNRVPLTYRWSYTAFGQYRVPVGGDRGIVARVDYSGRSGNYWHIDNADRQDAVHLVNARLTFDAKRYSIALYATNLFKERYTEEFFAKEFSAGAADIRYPGQPRRYGVSATLNF, encoded by the coding sequence ATGACATTCAGGAACCGCATGCTGGCCGGGCTGCTCGGCACCGCCTGCCTGTTCGCGGCGAGCGCCGCCGTGGCGCAGGAGGCCGCCGCCGGCGCCGATCCCGCCGAGGGCAACGACATCGTCGTCACCGCGCGGCAGCGCTCGGAGAGCCTGCAGCAGGTGCCCGATTCGGTCACCGCCTTCTCCGCCAGGACGATCGAGGAGGCGGGCATCCGCAGCATCGACGACGTCACCGCGCTGATGCCGAACATCTCGCTGGTCGATTCGCAGGACGCCGGCACGGTCGCGATCAACATCCGGGGCATCGGACAGGTCCGCAACGGCGAGGCGCCGGTCGCGCTCGTCATCGACGGGGTCCAGATGACCTCGACCGACATGATCAAGCAGGCGCTGCTCGACCTCGACCAGATCGAGGTGCTGAAGGGGCCGCAGGGCGCGCTCTACGGCCGCAACGCGATCGGCGGCGCGATCAACATCACCACGAAGCGGCCGACCAACGACCTGCAGGGCCGCGTCTCGGTCGACTATGCCAATGGCGACGACCGCCGCCTGTCGGGAACGCTGAGCGGCGCGCTGGTGCCCGACCGGCTGCTGTTCCGCATCGCCGGCGACTATCGCAAGTTCGACGGCGTCTTCCGCAACGTCACGCTCGACCGGAAGGTCGACTTCGTCGAGGACCTCAACCTGCGCGGCCGGCTGATCTTCACGCCGACCGAGCGGCTGACGATCGACCTGCGCGGCGCCTATGGCGACCTCAAGGCGGGCGCCTCCTGGTACATCCCGCTGCCCGACGGCCAGCCGAACGACAGCAGCGTGCCGATCCAGAACGATTTCCTGGGCCGCAGTCCGCGCACGGTGAAGGACGGGTCGCTCAAGGTCGACTATGAATTCGATCCCTTCACGCTGAGCTCGATCAGCGCGTTCAACACCACCCGGATCGACCTGAGCGAGGACCTCGACTGGTTCCCGCAGTCGATCCTCGGCGCGACCCAGCTCCGCCGCTACGAGAGCTTCACCCAGGAATTCCGCCTGGCTTCCCCCTCGACGCAGAGGCTGCGCTGGACGGCGGGCGCCTATCTGCTCGACGCGCGGCGGCGGGTCGACACGGTCGTCCTGATCTCGCCCGATCCGACCGCGTCGAAGCTGCCGCCCTCGGCCTATATCCCGCTGCCGGCGGCGCGCGCGACCGAGGACATCCTGACCAAGGCCGCCTATGCCCAGCTCAACTACAGCGTCACCGACACGGTCGAGCTGACCGGCGCGTTGCGCTACGACCATGACCGGCGCGAACAGACCAACCGGCTCGTGCCGGGGCCGAAGCGCAAGGCCAATTTCGACGAATGGCAGCCGAAGGTCTCGATCAAATATTCGCCGACCCCCGACACCATGATCTACGCGACGGCGGCGCGCGGCTTCCGCAGCGGCGGCTTCAATCCGCCCAACGCGGTCTTCCCCGCCATCTACAAGCCCGAGGTCGCCGACACGCTGGAGATCGGCAGCAAGAACAGCCTGCTCGACCGCCGGCTGACGCTCAACGCCGCCGCCTTCTACATGCGCTACAAGGACCAGCAGGTCTTCATCCTCAACGTCGCCGACCAGGGCATCGTCAACGTCGGCAAGACCGACATCTACGGCTTCGAACTGGAGGCGCAGGCGCGGCCGGTCCGTAACCTCCAGCTCGGCGCGTCGCTCGGCTTCATCGACACGAAGATCAAGGATTTCGACGGCACCGCGCGGTTCCGCGGCAACCGGGTGCCGCTCACCTATCGCTGGTCCTATACCGCGTTCGGCCAGTATCGGGTGCCGGTCGGCGGCGATCGCGGCATCGTCGCCCGCGTCGACTATTCGGGCCGGTCGGGCAATTACTGGCACATCGACAATGCCGACCGGCAGGACGCGGTCCACCTCGTCAATGCCCGGCTGACCTTCGACGCGAAGCGCTACTCGATCGCGCTCTATGCCACCAACCTGTTCAAGGAGCGCTACACCGAGGAGTTCTTCGCCAAGGAATTCTCGGCCGGCGCCGCCGACATCCGCTATCCGGGCCAGCCGCGCCGCTACGGCGTCTCGGCGACCCTCAACTTCTGA